AACCATCCGGACCTGACGCACGCGCTCGACCGGAGCGAGCTCGACCGCGTCATGGCCGAGGTGGAGCGCACGCTCGACCACCCCCTGACGCGCGACGAGGCGTGGGCAGCACTGGCCCGGCTGAACCCCGCCTTCGGGGACGGACATGTGTTGATTGGCCTCCAGGACTGGCGGGAGGAGAGCCGCGCGCACCTGGCACGGGGCTCCGGCTTCTTCCCGTTCGAGGTGTCCCTCACGGCGGATGGAGCGCTGAAGATTCTGTCGGCGCTCGGAGGCGGCCAAACGGCGCATGCCGGTCGGATCCTCACGCGCATCAATGGCCAGGACGCGCGCCAGCTCACCCGGGAGCTGCTGGCCCGCATCCACGGAGACACCCCGCTCTTCCGAGCCGCACTGCTCTCGCGGCGCTGGTGGCTCTACTACTGGAAGCTCTACGGCATGCCCACGCGCTTCGAGCTGGAGCTGGACGGGGCCGAAGTCGTGCGCACGCCGGCCGGTCGGGTGCTCCCCGCCGTCCTTCAGGATGAGGCCCACTTCGAGCAGCTCTACCGCTTCGAGCTGCTCGACGGCGGGAGTGCCCTGCTCACCCTGAGCTCGTTCTCCTGGCCTGACAAGGAGCGCTACTTCGCCTTCGTGCGGGACGCCTTCGGCAGGATGCGGGCCACCGGGACGCGGCGGCTCATCATCGACCTCCGCGCCAACGGCGGAGGGGACGACGACATGTGGAAGGAGGGCATCCTCCGCTACGTGGCCGACCGCCCCTATCGCGCGGGCTCGAGCTACCTCAAGCGGGTGCTGGAGCCCTATCGCAAGTCAGGTGAAACCACCGGCCAGGTGGTGGCCGGTGAAATCACCAGCCTGGAGGAGCCCCGGCTGGACGAGCCGCTTCGCTTCGAGGGGGAGGTGTGGCTGCTCGTCGGGCCACTCACCTACTCGTCAGCGGTCCTCTTCAGCAACGTGGTCCAGGACTACGGCTTCGGCGCCGTGGCCGGGGTGGGTGGCGCGGCACGAGTCCGTCAGTCCGGCGGCGTGCAGAGCGTGGTCCTGCCCAACACCCAGCTGATGCTGTCCTACCCCAGGTTCGTGCTCGACCGGCCCTCGGGTGCACGGGAGCCAGCGCTGCTGCGGCCGGAGCTGGTGCTCGACGACGACCCGCTGCGGCCCCGTGCGGTCGTCGAGGCCCTGTTGTCGCGGACCGCGGCCCCGCGCAGTGAGTCGGCCGCGCCTTGAAAGCATTCTCGCTGAATCAGCGCCGTCGCTCAAGGCGTCGGCGCTTTGCTAACTACCAAAGAGAGGGGTTGGCGGGAGGCGCGTCCTCCAAGAAAGGCGTCACCATCGATTCGAGTACCTTCGTCTCCCCTGAGATCCCAATATGAGAGGTCGCGGGGAGGATCACCAACCGCGCCGCAGGAACCTTCGTGAGCATCCCAGTCGCGGCCGCCTCCTCATCGCCTCCGCCCCGCAGCTTGAACATCGCCACCGCGTGTTCCAGCTTCACGCCATCCGCATCACCCACGATGACCATCGTCTTGGCTGAAATGGCGCGCATCTGAGCGTCGGTGATGTTCTGGTCGTTGATGTTCAACACCTTCATCTTCTCGATGTAGGCCTCGAACGCCTTGGGATCAGCCGTGTGCTTCTTGAACGCTGCTTCGACTGGAGAGCCTGCGAACACCTCGGCGCTCAGGCCCCCAATCGCCTTGAACACCGCAGGGTACCAACCGTCCTTACGATAGGTGGCGGACAGCGAGACGAGCTTGTTGACGAGCGTGGGGTGACGCAACGCCAGCTGCAGCGCCACCCCTCCACCTTGAGAGTAGCCCATCACATCCGCGCGCTCCACCTTCAGGGCCCGCAGCAATGCCGCAGCGTCATCGCCGAACTGCTCGTAAGACATCTTCCGCGACGTGTCCGCGGTTCGACCGTGGCCCTGTTGATCAAAGACAATCACCGAACGCTTCGCAGCGAAGGCCGCCACCCAAGGCTTCATTGAGTCGGTGGATAGGAAAGCCCCAGGAATCAACAGCAACGGAGCTGTCTTGGACTTGCCCAGCTCTCCGTACACTTCGTAGTAGAGCTTCAAGCCGTTGATGGGCAGATGGCCACTGCGTGAAGGGCTCGGTCCTTGCGGCTTGGACGGTGGAGGCGACGACTCCGCAGCCCACGCCGCCACCCCCATGGCAACAACTCCCATCACCACCATTCGTCGAAACATCCGGCTGGCCTCCTCGAAAGAGAGAGCACCGCTTATGCCCCAGCAGACACGGATCGGCGACGACTCACTTCTGCGATGTAGAGCACTGAGCAGAGGCGGAATGGGGCTCCCCCAAGCAGGGGCGAAGCCGGAGCCGGAGGAGGAGAGCCCGTCCTTTGCCGCGAAGGTGGAGGAGCCGAAGAAGGCGCCCGAGCCCCCTCTTCGGAGACCCAAGGCAGCACCCAGTTCAAGAAACTCCCTCGCCGGCGGGAGGACTCAGTGTTCCCGCGCGCTTGCGGCGGAGGTTCCGATCACGCCTTCTTGTTCTTCTCGTCCCAGAGCATGGGCTCCCACAGCTCCACCTTGTTGCCGTCCGGATCCATGATCCACGCGAACTTGCCGTTCTCGTGGCTCTCGGGGCCCTTCACGACTTCTACTCCGCCCTTGCGGAGCTGCGCGAGCAGCTCGTCGAGGTTGTCGACGCGGTAGTTGATCATGAAGGACGACGTGCTCGGGCTGAACCAGTCGCTGTCCTTCTCCGCGACGTGCCAGACGGTGAGGCCCTTGTCCTCGGCCTTGTCGTCGGGCCACTTCAGAATTCCGCCGCCCCAGGGCTCGAGCTGAATGCCGAGGTGCCTCTGGTACCAGGCGGCGAGCGCCTTGTGGTCCTTCGTGGATTTGAAGAAGACGCCGCCGATGCCTGTGACCTTTGCCATGGCGACGAGTGAACGCGGGCGGTGTTGGCTGAGTCAACGCTTTTCGCGGCCGTGCGGGGCTGAGACGAATCGACGCGACCTGCCGTCCTGAGACGAAGGGGCCCTCCGCGGCGATCGCCGGGTGGCGGCCCCCCGCCTTCGCGTCGAGCGCGATGGCCGCATCGAAGGTGTCGCCGAAGTCGTGGCTCGCCCGGAAGAGGAGGTCACCCGCGCCCTTCCGGCAGCTCCCGCGGTTCCAGAGGACATAGACGTATGCGTCTCGGGCAAGGTGCTCGTCGTGGGCGGACAGAACAACGAGTCTCCCCAGGGCCTCGCCTCGGCCGAGCTCTATGACCCGGCCACCAACACCTGGAGCACCGTGGCCACCATGCCCCATCCCCGCTACGACGAGCTGGCGGCCACCGTGCTCGCCTCCAGCCAGGTGCTCGTCACCGGGGGGCGGTCGAGCGCGAGAAGCGCGCCCTCGAGCAGCGGCGGCAGCTCAAGGCGCGCATCGCGCGGTAGAGTCGACGAAGGGGCGCACGCCGCG
This is a stretch of genomic DNA from Archangium violaceum. It encodes these proteins:
- a CDS encoding S41 family peptidase — protein: MFNPSALQAVRSGALVVCAAVLASCAAVPASPAAPEKLSPEAVRADLRFVRETLERNHPDLTHALDRSELDRVMAEVERTLDHPLTRDEAWAALARLNPAFGDGHVLIGLQDWREESRAHLARGSGFFPFEVSLTADGALKILSALGGGQTAHAGRILTRINGQDARQLTRELLARIHGDTPLFRAALLSRRWWLYYWKLYGMPTRFELELDGAEVVRTPAGRVLPAVLQDEAHFEQLYRFELLDGGSALLTLSSFSWPDKERYFAFVRDAFGRMRATGTRRLIIDLRANGGGDDDMWKEGILRYVADRPYRAGSSYLKRVLEPYRKSGETTGQVVAGEITSLEEPRLDEPLRFEGEVWLLVGPLTYSSAVLFSNVVQDYGFGAVAGVGGAARVRQSGGVQSVVLPNTQLMLSYPRFVLDRPSGAREPALLRPELVLDDDPLRPRAVVEALLSRTAAPRSESAAP
- a CDS encoding alpha/beta fold hydrolase; protein product: MFRRMVVMGVVAMGVAAWAAESSPPPSKPQGPSPSRSGHLPINGLKLYYEVYGELGKSKTAPLLLIPGAFLSTDSMKPWVAAFAAKRSVIVFDQQGHGRTADTSRKMSYEQFGDDAAALLRALKVERADVMGYSQGGGVALQLALRHPTLVNKLVSLSATYRKDGWYPAVFKAIGGLSAEVFAGSPVEAAFKKHTADPKAFEAYIEKMKVLNINDQNITDAQMRAISAKTMVIVGDADGVKLEHAVAMFKLRGGGDEEAAATGMLTKVPAARLVILPATSHIGISGETKVLESMVTPFLEDAPPANPSLW
- a CDS encoding VOC family protein — its product is MAKVTGIGGVFFKSTKDHKALAAWYQRHLGIQLEPWGGGILKWPDDKAEDKGLTVWHVAEKDSDWFSPSTSSFMINYRVDNLDELLAQLRKGGVEVVKGPESHENGKFAWIMDPDGNKVELWEPMLWDEKNKKA
- a CDS encoding kelch repeat-containing protein, with product MARPEEEVTRALPAAPAVPEDIDVCVSGKVLVVGGQNNESPQGLASAELYDPATNTWSTVATMPHPRYDELAATVLASSQVLVTGGRSSARSAPSSSGGSSRRASRGRVDEGAHAAIAAQADLP